Proteins from a single region of Candidatus Zixiibacteriota bacterium:
- a CDS encoding prolyl oligopeptidase family serine peptidase, with translation MIRWRSLVPMAMAGVLAPMCLCTTVLTAPPPTPVDTVTDTLFGVAVADPYRWLEDGGDPQVHAWTEAQYRHFRDYVDSYPGRETLEGEIRDLMHVGAITPPQPCGDMYFWTEREAGQDHAVLYMKRGPAGSREKLMDPNAITGDNTVALDWYFVSPDGALIAYGLSSSGSELSTLYVLETKSLTLLPDSIPFTRAAALAWEADNAGFYYTRFPEPGTVPSGDENYYRRVYYHELGSDWRNDPLVFGDQLTKTDWPWVTMSPNGDHVFFGAYTGSRQTDLYYRDENGIRLLTEDADAYFEIIPDDGRFFVLTDLDAPGNRVLSGSYDHPERTAWAEIIPEENRTIQSVQVIAHRLVVHSLENAAGRLDIYSYDGILEESITLPTLGSVTSIYGEPGGSEMFFLFESFNFPPTVFRYEFAAKLLSLYDRLDIDIDLSDIDVRMVWYESLDKTPISMFLVGRRDAPRDSANPVLLYGYGGFNVSQKPYFSKTLSLWFKRGGLFAYPHLRGGGEYGERWHRAGMLEQKQNTFDDFIAAAEYLFREGLTSPERLAIEGGSNGGLLIGAVITQRPDLCRAAICGVPLLDMLRYHLFLIARLWVPEYGSAEDSAQFAFLHRYSPYHHIRPGENYPALLLTAAESDSRVDPLHARKFAARMQAAVGPDTPVLLRIESKAGHGQGKPISRQIEETVDEWCFLFKALGLSLDASN, from the coding sequence ATGATCCGTTGGCGATCCCTCGTCCCTATGGCCATGGCCGGTGTCCTGGCCCCTATGTGTCTCTGCACGACAGTCCTCACGGCCCCTCCGCCGACTCCAGTTGATACGGTGACGGACACCCTCTTCGGCGTCGCTGTCGCCGATCCCTATCGGTGGCTCGAGGACGGCGGTGATCCCCAGGTTCATGCCTGGACCGAAGCCCAGTATCGGCACTTCAGAGACTATGTGGACTCGTATCCGGGCCGCGAGACTCTGGAAGGGGAGATCCGCGACCTGATGCATGTCGGCGCCATCACCCCGCCTCAACCCTGCGGGGATATGTACTTCTGGACCGAACGTGAGGCCGGTCAGGACCATGCGGTGCTGTACATGAAGCGCGGCCCGGCCGGGTCGCGGGAAAAGCTCATGGATCCGAACGCCATCACGGGCGACAACACGGTAGCGCTCGACTGGTATTTTGTCTCACCCGACGGCGCGCTGATCGCCTATGGTCTATCATCATCCGGGTCGGAACTCTCGACACTGTACGTATTGGAAACGAAGTCCCTGACGTTGCTGCCCGATTCCATTCCCTTCACCCGGGCGGCTGCACTCGCGTGGGAAGCCGACAATGCCGGCTTTTACTACACCCGATTCCCCGAACCCGGGACGGTGCCGTCCGGCGATGAGAATTACTATCGTCGCGTCTACTACCACGAACTCGGCTCGGACTGGCGGAATGACCCACTCGTGTTTGGCGATCAATTGACCAAGACGGACTGGCCGTGGGTGACGATGTCGCCAAACGGCGACCATGTGTTTTTTGGCGCGTATACCGGTTCCCGACAAACGGATCTTTATTACCGGGACGAGAACGGCATCCGACTGCTGACCGAAGACGCCGATGCGTATTTCGAGATTATTCCCGATGACGGTCGTTTCTTCGTATTGACTGATCTTGATGCACCGGGTAACCGGGTGCTTTCCGGCTCCTATGATCATCCCGAACGGACGGCGTGGGCGGAGATCATTCCGGAAGAGAACCGGACGATCCAGTCGGTGCAGGTTATCGCCCATCGTCTGGTGGTCCACTCACTTGAGAACGCTGCCGGCCGGCTCGACATCTATTCGTATGATGGTATTCTGGAGGAGAGCATTACTCTTCCAACATTGGGCTCAGTCACATCGATATACGGCGAGCCTGGCGGCTCCGAGATGTTTTTTCTGTTCGAATCGTTCAACTTTCCACCCACCGTGTTTCGCTACGAGTTTGCCGCCAAACTGCTGAGCCTCTACGATCGGCTCGATATCGACATCGATTTGAGCGATATCGACGTTCGGATGGTCTGGTACGAGTCACTCGATAAGACGCCAATCTCCATGTTTCTGGTTGGGCGGCGTGATGCGCCGCGCGACAGCGCCAATCCGGTCCTCCTCTACGGATACGGCGGCTTCAACGTTTCCCAGAAACCGTATTTCTCCAAGACTCTCTCCCTGTGGTTCAAACGCGGCGGACTGTTTGCATACCCCCACCTCCGTGGCGGGGGTGAGTATGGAGAACGATGGCACCGGGCCGGAATGCTCGAGCAAAAGCAAAACACGTTCGACGATTTCATCGCGGCCGCCGAGTATCTGTTCCGCGAGGGGTTGACATCACCGGAGCGCCTCGCGATCGAGGGCGGATCCAATGGCGGTCTGCTGATCGGGGCGGTGATTACGCAGCGCCCCGATTTGTGCCGCGCCGCGATCTGCGGCGTGCCGCTGCTGGACATGCTCCGCTACCACCTGTTTCTTATCGCGCGGCTCTGGGTGCCGGAGTACGGTTCGGCCGAGGACTCCGCGCAATTCGCCTTCCTCCATCGCTATTCGCCGTATCATCACATCAGACCGGGGGAGAACTACCCCGCGCTCCTGCTCACGGCCGCCGAATCGGACTCCCGGGTTGACCCGCTGCACGCGCGGAAATTTGCAGCGAGGATGCAGGCGGCAGTCGGTCCGGACACGCCCGTGCTTCTGAGGATTGAGTCTAAAGCGGGTCACGGGCAGGGAAAGCCGATCAGTCGGCAGATAGAGGAAACCGTCGATGAATGGTGCTTTCTGTTTAAGGCGCTTGGACTTTCGCTAGACGCGTCAAACTGA
- a CDS encoding metallophosphoesterase, with product MSRVLYFGIFLTLVIGFFGLLDMLLLRLLNREWWAYRWIRRLAWSLPVTGIVLLLFWGAAEWAGIDRLSYAFALFTSLVFVLEVGMVLALFVSGVVFLTARLIRYIRRLLHPRDEPPQPERRLLLKRAAAAAPVIVASMGVSGMARSFSGVNVELQRFRFSSLPTELEGFRILHLSDLHLREYVTVADLEDVLTKAESLRPDLVLVTGDVADDLRQLPDALRLIDELRAPYGAFASLGNHEYFRGVDAVRRIHDASTVPLLVDRAVTIATGTASLRVAGIDDPRRMGTKQTTFFERAIDTTLERSSGQAFTVLMSHRPDAFDHAARRGIELTLAGHTHGGQIGLFGRSLFEPYWPDRYLWGHYRKNGSQLYTSSGVGHWFPFRLGCPPEAPVIELTRA from the coding sequence ATGAGCAGAGTCCTTTACTTCGGCATATTTCTCACCCTCGTCATCGGCTTTTTCGGGTTACTCGATATGCTATTGCTCCGGCTGCTTAACCGGGAGTGGTGGGCATATCGCTGGATCAGACGTCTGGCCTGGTCCCTGCCCGTTACGGGGATCGTTCTACTGCTGTTCTGGGGCGCTGCAGAGTGGGCAGGTATCGATCGTCTCTCCTACGCCTTCGCCCTTTTCACGTCACTCGTGTTTGTTCTCGAGGTGGGTATGGTTCTGGCGCTCTTCGTCTCGGGCGTCGTGTTTTTGACTGCCCGGCTGATCAGGTACATTCGTCGTCTGCTGCACCCGCGCGACGAACCGCCCCAGCCTGAGCGTCGCCTGCTACTCAAGCGCGCCGCCGCTGCAGCCCCCGTGATTGTCGCGTCGATGGGGGTCTCCGGGATGGCTCGGTCGTTCAGCGGCGTGAACGTGGAACTCCAACGATTTCGCTTTTCGTCGCTGCCGACGGAGCTGGAAGGCTTCCGGATCCTGCATCTGTCGGATCTTCATCTCAGGGAGTACGTCACGGTGGCCGATCTGGAGGACGTCCTGACGAAAGCAGAGTCACTTCGTCCGGACCTGGTGCTGGTGACGGGCGATGTGGCCGATGATCTGCGGCAGCTCCCAGACGCCCTGCGCCTTATCGACGAGCTTCGCGCTCCGTACGGGGCGTTTGCGTCGCTCGGTAATCACGAGTACTTCCGGGGCGTCGACGCCGTGCGGCGCATCCACGACGCCTCAACCGTTCCTCTGCTGGTCGATCGCGCCGTGACGATTGCCACGGGTACGGCCAGCCTGCGGGTAGCGGGGATCGACGACCCGCGTCGCATGGGAACGAAACAAACAACCTTCTTCGAGCGCGCCATCGACACAACTCTGGAGCGCTCCTCGGGGCAGGCGTTCACCGTTCTGATGAGTCATCGCCCCGACGCGTTCGACCACGCGGCCCGGCGCGGGATAGAATTGACTCTGGCCGGTCACACTCATGGGGGGCAGATCGGACTGTTTGGTCGATCGCTGTTCGAGCCCTACTGGCCCGACCGGTATCTCTGGGGGCACTATCGCAAGAACGGTTCTCAGTTGTATACGTCGTCCGGTGTGGGACACTGGTTCCCCTTTCGACTGGGGTGTCCACCGGAGGCGCCGGTGATCGAACTGACCCGCGCGTGA
- a CDS encoding SWIB/MDM2 domain-containing protein, translating to MAVAKKKTAKKPAKKVAKKATKKKATKKATKKKVAKKATKKPAKKKTAKKKATKKPAKKKTAKKKTAKKKAAKKAPKKKAAKRKPNPAFMRPMELSTDLSAVVGGKAMPRTEVTKKLWAYIKKNGLQDSVNKRMINADDKLKAVFGGKKKVSMFEMTKLVSKHMK from the coding sequence ATGGCAGTCGCAAAGAAGAAAACCGCAAAGAAGCCGGCGAAGAAAGTCGCGAAGAAGGCAACGAAGAAGAAAGCGACGAAGAAGGCCACGAAGAAGAAAGTCGCGAAGAAGGCGACGAAGAAGCCGGCGAAGAAGAAAACCGCAAAGAAGAAAGCGACTAAGAAGCCGGCGAAGAAGAAAACCGCCAAAAAGAAAACAGCCAAAAAGAAAGCCGCTAAGAAGGCGCCGAAGAAAAAAGCCGCTAAGCGGAAACCGAATCCTGCCTTCATGCGCCCGATGGAACTCTCGACCGACCTGAGTGCTGTGGTCGGCGGGAAGGCCATGCCGCGTACTGAGGTGACCAAGAAGCTCTGGGCCTACATCAAGAAGAACGGCCTGCAGGATTCGGTTAACAAGCGGATGATCAACGCCGACGACAAGCTCAAAGCGGTCTTCGGCGGCAAGAAGAAGGTCTCCATGTTCGAGATGACCAAGCTGGTCAGCAAGCACATGAAGTAG